A window of the Nibribacter ruber genome harbors these coding sequences:
- a CDS encoding cation-translocating P-type ATPase, whose protein sequence is MKDQVAESDLSLPHAVSVEQLVQSLATDLETGLRSEEIADRQQKWGINQVKSQKPKSVLLLILHQFTSPITYLSLAAAALSFFLGEWLDGSAILIVTVINAAIGFFMEYNAEKSMESLRKMALVPAKVMRSGRLQEISSEHLVPGDILFLEAGDMVSADARLFLCVQLEVNESALTGESLPTPKQPANLPAEQPLAERSNMAYKGSFVTKGNARALVTGTGMQTELGQIASMVQQAEQAATPLEKKLETFSHKLIKITLALCVLVMVAGLLQDRPWMESLATAIALAVAAIPEGLSIVVTLALAQGMLRMTRHNVIVKKLSAVETLGGTNVICTDKTGTLTKNKIEVDSILMPGAQATVKVDALHASLQFLSSPNQLQNSLNFQHLLHCCALCNTASYHILNGEEKEIGDPVEVGLLKLVYAAGQDADSLRRTFPKVAEESFTSETKIMGTLHQQEGKGIIYAKGALEELLARCTYQLLDGQLVLLTSSDRESWQEKEEQVANEGLKILAFAYKETSNTKDLFMENLVFLGLAGLLDPPREDVKQALEECRSAGISVKMITGDHPATARNIAGRVGIVAPGQAVQVVLGAQMPDYARLTDWQKKDWLSASIFARVSPKQKLDLVSLLQENQLVVGMTGDGVNDAPALKKADIGIAMGIRGTQVAQEAADMILQDDAFPSIVVALWQGRIIFDNIRKFVVFMLSCNLSELLVVTLVSLLGWSFQLLPIQILFINLITDVLPALALGASPGHPAIMQQQPRALGEPILQNSHWVALVVYAVVIAGCVLGAVFLSLWLVGRGQIPAEGYANNILFLTLILCQLWHVFNMGNTKGNFFKNEVFTNAYIWYALLLCFAVLGAVYLVPTVAQALALLPVSLPQVAVMGGFSLLSFFLIYLVRKLHIIL, encoded by the coding sequence ATGAAGGACCAAGTTGCAGAGTCGGACCTTTCTCTTCCGCATGCGGTGTCCGTAGAACAGTTAGTGCAATCCTTGGCAACCGATTTGGAGACAGGGTTGCGGTCAGAGGAAATTGCAGACCGCCAACAAAAATGGGGCATCAACCAGGTAAAAAGCCAGAAACCCAAAAGCGTCCTCCTCCTTATTCTCCACCAATTTACCAGCCCTATCACCTACCTGTCACTGGCGGCGGCGGCGCTGTCCTTTTTCCTAGGGGAATGGCTGGACGGGTCGGCCATTCTCATTGTCACAGTAATCAACGCGGCCATTGGCTTCTTCATGGAATACAACGCAGAAAAGTCCATGGAATCCTTGCGCAAAATGGCATTGGTGCCAGCCAAAGTAATGCGCAGCGGTCGGTTGCAGGAAATATCCTCAGAGCATCTGGTACCCGGCGATATCCTGTTTCTGGAGGCGGGTGACATGGTCTCAGCCGACGCGCGCCTTTTCCTTTGCGTACAGTTAGAGGTCAATGAGTCTGCGTTGACGGGCGAGTCTCTGCCCACGCCCAAACAACCAGCAAATCTGCCGGCAGAGCAACCTCTGGCAGAAAGAAGCAACATGGCGTATAAAGGTAGCTTTGTCACCAAAGGCAACGCCCGCGCGCTAGTGACCGGCACCGGCATGCAAACTGAGTTGGGCCAGATTGCCAGCATGGTCCAGCAAGCTGAGCAGGCCGCCACCCCGCTGGAAAAGAAGCTGGAAACCTTCAGCCACAAACTCATAAAAATCACCCTGGCCTTGTGCGTTCTTGTGATGGTAGCTGGCCTCCTGCAAGACCGCCCTTGGATGGAGAGCCTCGCCACAGCCATTGCCTTGGCCGTGGCCGCCATCCCAGAAGGCTTAAGCATTGTGGTGACCTTGGCCCTGGCGCAGGGAATGCTTAGAATGACCAGGCACAACGTCATTGTCAAGAAGCTGTCGGCGGTGGAGACGCTGGGCGGCACCAATGTAATCTGCACAGACAAAACAGGCACCCTTACCAAAAATAAAATTGAAGTAGATTCCATACTGATGCCCGGTGCGCAGGCCACTGTGAAAGTAGACGCGCTGCACGCTAGCCTTCAGTTCTTGTCTAGCCCAAACCAACTGCAAAACAGCCTTAATTTTCAACATCTGTTGCATTGTTGCGCCCTGTGCAATACCGCTAGCTACCATATCCTCAACGGAGAGGAAAAGGAAATTGGAGACCCCGTAGAAGTTGGCCTCTTGAAACTGGTTTATGCTGCTGGTCAGGATGCGGACAGCCTGAGAAGAACCTTCCCCAAGGTAGCGGAAGAATCCTTCACCTCAGAAACAAAAATCATGGGCACGCTACACCAACAAGAGGGCAAGGGAATTATCTATGCGAAGGGGGCCCTGGAGGAGTTGCTGGCCCGATGCACCTACCAATTACTAGACGGGCAACTAGTTTTGCTCACCTCCTCAGACCGTGAAAGCTGGCAAGAAAAAGAAGAGCAGGTAGCCAATGAGGGGTTGAAAATTCTGGCCTTCGCGTATAAGGAAACCTCCAATACCAAAGACCTTTTTATGGAGAATCTGGTATTTCTAGGCTTAGCAGGTCTTCTGGATCCGCCGCGCGAGGATGTAAAGCAAGCGCTAGAGGAGTGCCGGTCTGCTGGTATTTCAGTGAAAATGATTACAGGAGACCATCCAGCCACTGCCCGCAATATTGCCGGGCGCGTAGGGATTGTGGCACCAGGCCAAGCGGTACAAGTAGTGTTAGGCGCTCAAATGCCAGACTACGCCCGGCTAACCGACTGGCAGAAAAAAGACTGGCTTAGCGCCTCCATCTTTGCCCGGGTAAGCCCCAAACAGAAATTGGATCTTGTATCCCTTTTGCAGGAAAACCAGCTGGTGGTGGGCATGACCGGTGACGGTGTCAATGACGCCCCCGCCCTCAAAAAGGCAGACATAGGCATCGCCATGGGGATACGGGGCACGCAAGTAGCACAGGAGGCAGCAGATATGATTTTACAGGATGACGCCTTCCCGTCCATTGTAGTGGCTTTGTGGCAAGGGCGCATAATCTTTGACAACATCAGAAAGTTTGTGGTTTTCATGCTCTCCTGCAATTTAAGCGAGCTTCTGGTGGTCACGCTTGTTTCCCTGCTGGGCTGGTCTTTTCAGCTGCTCCCCATCCAGATTCTATTCATCAATCTGATTACAGACGTGCTGCCGGCCCTTGCCTTGGGTGCCAGCCCCGGCCACCCGGCTATCATGCAACAACAACCTCGTGCCCTTGGCGAGCCTATCCTTCAAAATTCACATTGGGTGGCTTTGGTGGTGTATGCCGTGGTTATTGCGGGCTGCGTGCTGGGGGCGGTGTTCTTAAGTCTGTGGTTGGTGGGCCGGGGCCAAATTCCAGCAGAAGGGTACGCTAACAATATCCTGTTTCTCACTTTAATTTTATGCCAGCTGTGGCATGTCTTTAATATGGGCAACACCAAAGGCAACTTCTTTAAAAATGAAGTATTCACCAACGCT
- a CDS encoding VIT1/CCC1 transporter family protein, producing MLSLFQRQQHQEKSHTPEQVRFRLSQMENHSYLKDFIYGAVDGAVTTFAVVSGVAGANLAPQVVIILGMANLLADGFSMAVSNYLGTRTEKQQLEKTLLEEQQEIENDPAGEQEEIRQIYAKKGFTGDLLEQVVRTITSDKRIWAHTMLQEEHGLSLSPVSEWKAALATFTAFLLVGIIPIAPYLWNYRSLPGIDNPFWWSSTCTGIAFFSIGALKSRFISKPWYTSGMETMLLGSAAACVSYLVGVLLKGI from the coding sequence ATGCTTTCACTTTTCCAAAGGCAACAACACCAGGAAAAATCACACACCCCAGAACAGGTTAGATTCAGGCTGAGCCAGATGGAGAACCACAGCTACCTGAAAGACTTTATCTATGGGGCGGTGGACGGGGCCGTAACCACTTTTGCCGTAGTGTCTGGGGTGGCGGGCGCAAACCTGGCGCCGCAAGTGGTTATTATTCTGGGCATGGCCAACCTGCTGGCAGACGGATTCAGTATGGCGGTCAGCAATTACTTGGGCACCAGAACAGAAAAGCAACAATTAGAGAAAACCCTGCTGGAGGAACAACAGGAGATTGAGAACGACCCAGCTGGGGAGCAGGAGGAGATACGCCAGATATACGCCAAGAAGGGCTTCACAGGAGACCTGCTGGAACAGGTGGTCCGCACCATTACTTCAGACAAGCGCATTTGGGCGCACACCATGTTACAAGAAGAGCACGGCCTCAGCCTTTCTCCGGTCTCTGAATGGAAGGCTGCCTTGGCTACTTTTACCGCATTTCTGCTGGTGGGCATCATACCCATTGCCCCTTACCTCTGGAATTACAGGTCGCTGCCAGGCATTGACAATCCATTCTGGTGGAGCAGTACCTGTACCGGGATTGCCTTCTTTAGCATAGGCGCGCTCAAAAGCCGGTTTATAAGCAAGCCTTGGTACACCTCGGGCATGGAGACGATGCTGTTGGGCAGCGCCGCCGCCTGCGTATCCTATCTGGTGGGGGTTCTACTCAAAGGCATTTAA
- a CDS encoding universal stress protein yields the protein MEPIVCGTDFTESSINAAFYANELAHWLDAKLVLFHATKSAGFPMLVPEQNGGDNGQEMSPGTEEIRMKLLDDLLHSLQNKDWAKSIPYEKRLQKASLTDMAQALVQEVRAGLLVLGNEGAQNLQEVLYYTTAANVIRASPCPILIVPPKVTFQPLHKIVFAIDLGDKPLLDTEFLTTLASLFKAEIIFLYVLPNLVEEGLESLKSSFVAETKSLLYKNVSFHIEFNPRIEEGISQYCRRKRANLLVMVSQLNDYTHHLIDEFYHQDQSFHTYLPILLLPDHRKLD from the coding sequence ATGGAGCCTATAGTTTGTGGTACTGATTTTACCGAAAGCTCAATCAATGCGGCGTTTTATGCCAATGAACTGGCGCATTGGCTAGACGCCAAACTGGTGCTTTTCCATGCCACTAAAAGCGCAGGCTTCCCCATGTTGGTGCCAGAACAAAATGGCGGAGATAACGGGCAGGAGATGAGCCCTGGCACAGAAGAGATAAGAATGAAGCTGCTGGATGATTTGCTTCATAGTCTTCAGAATAAAGACTGGGCGAAATCAATTCCCTATGAAAAAAGGCTACAGAAAGCTTCTTTAACAGACATGGCCCAAGCCTTGGTGCAGGAAGTACGGGCCGGACTCCTGGTGCTGGGCAATGAAGGCGCTCAAAACCTTCAAGAGGTTCTTTACTATACTACTGCCGCCAACGTTATTAGGGCTTCTCCCTGCCCCATACTCATTGTGCCTCCCAAAGTCACGTTTCAGCCACTTCATAAAATAGTTTTCGCCATAGATCTAGGAGACAAGCCCTTGCTGGATACGGAGTTCTTAACCACGCTGGCTTCCCTTTTTAAAGCAGAGATTATATTTCTATATGTGTTGCCCAATCTGGTAGAGGAAGGATTGGAAAGTTTAAAATCAAGTTTTGTTGCTGAAACAAAAAGCCTCCTTTATAAGAACGTCTCCTTTCATATTGAATTCAACCCGCGCATTGAAGAGGGTATAAGCCAGTATTGTCGCAGAAAGCGGGCAAATCTTCTGGTGATGGTCTCCCAACTGAATGACTACACCCACCATCTCATAGATGAATTTTACCACCAAGACCAATCCTTCCATACCTACCTGCCTATTCTCCTTCTCCCAGACCATAGAAAGCTGGATTGA
- a CDS encoding DUF808 domain-containing protein has translation MASGLLALLDDVAALVKVSAASLDDVPAQVAKTTGKVSGIVIDDTAVTPKYVVGLDPSRELAIIYQIAKKSLINKLLFISPAALLLGFFAPWAITPILMLGGCFLCYEGYEKVHSMFSTHSDQEEDADNATTITPEELEKERVDGAVRTDLILSSEIVAITYSTVADTPLMNQIIVMLAVGIFITVAVYGFVGLIVKADDMGVHMAKEKFHPAVQKFGRGLVKGMPTFLKVLAYVGTAAMLWVGAEIVIHGIPFLHHLLENFLHSLPEIPALQWFIKVLISALAGIILGFLIDKIVTLVRKMLPSGKKEKA, from the coding sequence ATGGCTTCAGGTCTTCTTGCCTTATTAGATGATGTAGCGGCGCTTGTAAAAGTAAGTGCCGCCAGTTTAGATGACGTACCGGCGCAAGTGGCTAAAACCACCGGTAAGGTTTCTGGAATTGTGATTGATGATACTGCCGTTACGCCTAAATATGTAGTGGGCCTGGACCCGTCCAGAGAGTTAGCCATCATTTACCAGATCGCTAAAAAATCCCTAATCAATAAGCTTCTATTCATTAGTCCGGCGGCCCTGCTCTTAGGGTTCTTCGCACCGTGGGCCATTACTCCTATCCTGATGTTAGGCGGCTGTTTTTTGTGTTATGAAGGCTATGAGAAAGTACATTCCATGTTCAGCACACATTCAGATCAGGAAGAGGATGCTGACAATGCGACTACCATCACCCCTGAAGAATTAGAAAAGGAACGCGTAGATGGGGCCGTCAGAACCGACTTGATTCTTTCGTCTGAAATTGTAGCCATCACCTACTCTACCGTGGCAGACACCCCTTTGATGAACCAAATCATTGTCATGCTGGCGGTAGGCATTTTTATTACCGTGGCGGTCTATGGGTTTGTGGGCCTTATTGTAAAGGCAGATGACATGGGTGTGCACATGGCCAAAGAAAAATTTCATCCAGCTGTCCAGAAGTTCGGAAGAGGCCTGGTGAAAGGCATGCCTACTTTTTTGAAGGTCTTAGCGTACGTAGGGACAGCTGCCATGCTCTGGGTGGGCGCCGAGATTGTTATTCATGGCATACCTTTCTTGCACCACCTCCTGGAAAACTTCCTCCACTCTCTGCCTGAGATTCCTGCTCTTCAGTGGTTTATCAAGGTACTTATTTCTGCATTGGCCGGAATTATCCTAGGTTTTCTGATTGATAAAATTGTGACCTTGGTGCGCAAAATGCTTCCATCTGGCAAAAAAGAAAAAGCATAG